From the genome of Triticum aestivum cultivar Chinese Spring chromosome 3B, IWGSC CS RefSeq v2.1, whole genome shotgun sequence, one region includes:
- the LOC123065017 gene encoding uncharacterized protein: MRSLRSRPLLRWISSGGPSGSGSGATLLVMNRSAWRSARDGVALVKQRRRCGACGIARRRACYEGGRGGSLWNSGSANCGHGMAMKAADPGHASRDAAAAGSRWDAGAMAGTRICVARRPGSAHHLRRLMAAVTDSALNQRPAADIGAGDSGQRFVATRAANMARVPCGAAAARRVVAVRGRWPVRTGSKLGDSMCAVRRPAQREAHKHEVRIRLLLLHNCIL; this comes from the exons ATGAGGAGTCTTCGTTCTCGACCGCTGCTGAGATGGATTTCTTCAGGAGGGCCGTCCGGGAGCGGGAGTGGAGCCACGCTGTTGGTGATGAACCGAAGCGCGTGGCGCTCGGCCCGCGATGGCGTGGCCCTTGTCAAGCAGCGACGGCGGT GCGGCGCATGTGGCATCGCAAGGAGGCGGGCTTGTTATGAGGGTGGTCGAGGCGGTTCACTGTGGAACTCGGGCTCTGCGAACTgcgggcatggcatggcaatgaaGGCAGCGGATCCTGGGCATGCCTCacgcgacgcggcggcggcgggcagccgGTGGGACGCTGGGGCGATGGCGGGAACGCGTATATGTGTGGCCAGGAGGCCGGGCTCGGCGCATCACCTGCGCAGGCTCATGGCAGCGGTAACTGACAGCGCGCTCAACCAGAGACCGGCGGCGGACATCGGTGCCGGCGACAGCGGCCAGCGCTTCGTGGCGACACGCGCGGCCAACATGGCCAGGGTGCCTTGCGGAGCAGCGGCTGCCCGACGAGTGGTGGCGGTGCGCGGGCGGTGGCCAGTGCGCACAGGAAGCAAGCTTGGCGACAGCATGTGTGCCGTGCGCAGGCCAGCTCAGCGTGAAGCACACAAACACGAGGTGCGCATCCGACTGCTGCTACTTCACAACTGTATTTTGTAG